ACTGGACTTGTCATTGAATCGCCTTGTACTCGTAACCAAAAGCAACGGTCAGAAGTTCGCACGGTGGTTTCGTACCATTCATCGATTTCATCAAGCGTATAAGGCTCACAAGCCTCTGTCCATTGTCCAGCTTGCACTGCACTTAATACTGGAAACTTGTTCTGATAGGTGGGCTGAATATTTATAGGTGCGATGTTTCTAATGACTTCGTCAGGGTAATCAATCATGCCATCTGAAGTTAGAGTTATTGATTCTAATCCTACACACCTCATCATTTCTGCAATGTCTTCAATGCTAGGCTCTCTGTTTTTATTTAGCCAATGCGCAATCGCACTCTGTGATCTACCCATCTTTTCAGCGAGTTGATTTTGAGTTATGCCGGCTTCTTTCATCTTGGACTTAACCAAGTCATTCCAATTTATCTTCATAACTAAATTATTACTCAGTGTAATTTTATTGGAATATCCAAAATGTGATATTTTCTTGCTTAATAAATTCCATAATGTAATAATTGGTTTTAATAAGGAGCCAATATGTCAAAAATTAAAGTTATTCGTGGCGAGCTAGGTGTCACTCAAGAAACGCTAGCAAAGAAAGTTGGAGTCTCTCAGTCAGCCATGAATCATTACGAAAATGGCAACCGAGAAATCAAAAATGAATTGGGGTGGCGAATCGTTAATGCCCTTAACGAGCTTGGTGCAAGTTGCACTTACGAAGAGGTTTTTCCCAACCCGCAAACCAATCATACCGACTCGGTTCAATAACTAAACCACCAACAGAGAGGAGCGCATGGTGATGAATAAGAAAGAAATGGTGAATAAAACAATTGCTGGTTTCCCTGGTGGAAAAGAAGCGGTGGCTGCAGTGCTTGGCATGAGTGTCGATGGCTTTAATAACCGCTTATATGAAAAGAAGAACCAACCGTTCTTTAGTGTTGATGAATTAGAAGTAATGGCAAGCCTGAACAATACGCCTTTTGTAGCTGAGTATTTCGCAGAGAAAGTAGGGCGTGTGACGGTGGATTTACCTAACTGTGAAGAGCTAGACAAACAAGAACTGTACGACAGTGAAATGTTTGTGAGCTCAATTTTAGGCCAATTAAAGCAATTACGTTACCAGGCACAGCGTGACGGTATGTATGACGCTCGTGAACTTGCTGAGATTGAACGTTTAGAGCGTGCTTATATCTCTGCGCTGGTGGCTCATTCAATGAAAGAAAAGACAGTGTTTGTGGTGACGAAATGAAGACGGGTGAATTTGCAGAGTTTTTAAAACAACACGCTGACATGACGGTGAGCTCATGCAATGTGATTCGTGAGCATAGTGAATTGGAAGCGGCACGCTGTGAGCTTGAGCGATTGTATTTATTACGCGCCAAGTGTGATCACCAAATTCAATCAGTGAAGGCTCGTATAGATAGCCAGAAATAAAAATGCCTTTGCGTAGCTGTAACTACCAAAGGCGCGGATTAAACGTATGGAGGTTTTAATCATGGTCAGAATAGCATTGAAGGCAAGAATTGAAAACCACCAACTAGTAGTAAAAAAGTTGGTAAAGGGCGAGTTAGTACAGGTTCCTAGAGTTGAACTTGTTCGTTTGTGGCAAGCGTATCACCAAGGGGCGAAGTAATGGCAGATGTAATTTCTAGTGACTTATCAGCAAATGATAAGGATTCGTGGTCAACGCCTCAGTGGTTGTTTGATGCGCTTGATCGTGAGTTTGGCTTTGATGTTGATGTGGCAGCTATTGAAGATAACGCAAAGTGCTCCGCATGGTTCGATCACTCTTTAAACGCTCTAGATATTGACGATTGGCGTTATCACCCTGAACACCTGACGTTAACCCCATTTCAATGTGCTTGGATTAACCCGCCGTATTCAAGAGGCATGGTTAAAGCCTTTCTTGAAAAAGCACATGAGCAATGTGTTAAGCACAAAATTAATTCTGTCTTGCTTATTCCTGCTACACCCGATGCGAGCTGGTGGCCTACGAACGCGAGCGAAGTGCGCTTTATCACTGGTGGGCGCATTTCGTTTCAACATCCTATTTCTAAGAAACCTGTCAACGGTAATACGAAAGGCTCTGCATTGGTGATCTACCGTCATCAAGATTTAGGTATGCCAATGGTTACTCGTTATGTGAGCCGTGATTCATTAAAGGCTATGGAGGCATCATGTCTGTAAGAGTAATGAGCTACGTGTGGGATATCCCTTTATTCAAAGGCTCTGATAAGTTGGTGATGCTTTGCCTTGCTGATCATGCCGATGATAAAGGCATTTGCTGGCCGTCTATCGATACCATCGCTCGAAAGTCTGGTGTTTCTCCTACCACAGTAAAAACCACGCTTAAAAAGTTAGAGGCTGGTGGATGGCTATTCAAGAAAAACCAATTCAAGAAAGCTGATACAGGGCGTTTAGTTCGTTCAAATAATCAATATCAACTTCCTGTTATGTTGTTAAAGAAAAAGGCAGATGAACAGACGGATTTTGAACAGTCGAATTTCGTCCGTTCAAAAGTCGAACATTCGAAACTCGAACAGACGAAACAACACGGGGGGGTAGGTCAAATTTCGACGGGGGGTAGGTCGGAATCCGGCTATAAA
The Vibrio gangliei genome window above contains:
- a CDS encoding LexA family protein, with amino-acid sequence MKINWNDLVKSKMKEAGITQNQLAEKMGRSQSAIAHWLNKNREPSIEDIAEMMRCVGLESITLTSDGMIDYPDEVIRNIAPINIQPTYQNKFPVLSAVQAGQWTEACEPYTLDEIDEWYETTVRTSDRCFWLRVQGDSMTSPVGTSIPEGMLVLVDTEREHENGSLVVAKLTDVNEATFKKFVRDSGQEYLKPLNPNYTMMPINGNCRIIGVAVDAKLKLI
- a CDS encoding helix-turn-helix transcriptional regulator, with the protein product MSKIKVIRGELGVTQETLAKKVGVSQSAMNHYENGNREIKNELGWRIVNALNELGASCTYEEVFPNPQTNHTDSVQ
- a CDS encoding YmfL family putative regulatory protein; the protein is MNKKEMVNKTIAGFPGGKEAVAAVLGMSVDGFNNRLYEKKNQPFFSVDELEVMASLNNTPFVAEYFAEKVGRVTVDLPNCEELDKQELYDSEMFVSSILGQLKQLRYQAQRDGMYDARELAEIERLERAYISALVAHSMKEKTVFVVTK
- a CDS encoding phage N-6-adenine-methyltransferase, giving the protein MADVISSDLSANDKDSWSTPQWLFDALDREFGFDVDVAAIEDNAKCSAWFDHSLNALDIDDWRYHPEHLTLTPFQCAWINPPYSRGMVKAFLEKAHEQCVKHKINSVLLIPATPDASWWPTNASEVRFITGGRISFQHPISKKPVNGNTKGSALVIYRHQDLGMPMVTRYVSRDSLKAMEASCL